One Vibrio penaeicida DNA segment encodes these proteins:
- a CDS encoding tyrosine-type recombinase/integrase, giving the protein MAAKRRHSNRKDFPDFLYVEKRAGKVRYRFTCVDGTKKMFPVGTTEYQAIQAAIAYNAKHRAMESFSLESQKFIKPTDKFNKPLSEWIAVVKNRVSDEENMSPDTYSVFLNDCDRLIERLGHKLSKQIKLMDLNDWLNHYFGSKSKNVYNRKVSFLKKVFAYLADESAVNTNVAEQKKPRRLNPEDKAKDRLDLTIDDFKAIHQKAPLFLRTAMEIALQSTHAVKELHRIKYSIKKPAPGKCGILWFEVPTHQNGVTVYGTLYIHRQKVKNSKASYVAIPVTQAIKDTVERSRKDKLICPYVVHRRNKLTNGIAKECDHQFQCTSKIISRTFSKVRDELNLYSDLPKSLRPTFHEIRRLAAQKLQEMGENPQQRMAHSRPETTKIYTDSNNIEWHEIPAKEVEI; this is encoded by the coding sequence GTGGCGGCAAAACGAAGACACTCAAACAGAAAAGATTTCCCAGATTTTCTCTATGTAGAGAAACGCGCTGGAAAAGTTCGCTATCGATTCACTTGCGTTGATGGAACAAAGAAAATGTTTCCTGTTGGGACAACAGAATATCAGGCGATACAGGCTGCTATCGCCTATAACGCCAAACATCGAGCCATGGAGTCATTCAGTTTAGAGAGTCAAAAATTCATTAAACCCACAGACAAGTTCAATAAACCTCTATCGGAATGGATTGCGGTTGTGAAAAATCGGGTTTCAGACGAAGAAAACATGAGCCCCGACACCTACTCAGTTTTTCTGAATGATTGCGATCGCCTTATTGAGCGGCTTGGTCATAAGCTATCGAAACAGATAAAACTGATGGATCTCAATGATTGGCTGAATCACTACTTTGGTAGCAAGTCAAAAAACGTCTACAACCGAAAAGTGTCTTTTTTGAAAAAAGTTTTTGCCTACCTCGCGGATGAATCGGCAGTAAACACCAATGTTGCTGAGCAAAAGAAACCCCGCCGGTTAAACCCAGAAGATAAGGCAAAAGACAGGCTTGATTTGACCATAGACGACTTTAAGGCAATCCATCAAAAAGCCCCGCTGTTTCTCAGGACAGCAATGGAAATTGCGCTTCAATCCACTCATGCCGTGAAAGAACTGCACCGGATCAAGTACAGCATAAAAAAGCCGGCACCAGGCAAATGCGGGATATTGTGGTTTGAAGTTCCCACACATCAAAATGGCGTCACGGTATACGGCACTCTGTATATCCACCGACAAAAAGTCAAAAACAGCAAAGCGAGTTATGTGGCTATTCCGGTCACTCAAGCCATAAAGGATACCGTTGAACGCTCTCGAAAAGATAAACTCATCTGCCCTTATGTCGTCCACCGCAGAAATAAACTGACCAATGGCATCGCTAAAGAATGCGATCACCAATTCCAGTGCACCAGTAAAATCATCAGCAGAACATTTTCAAAAGTGCGTGACGAGCTCAATTTATACTCCGACCTCCCCAAATCCCTCAGACCAACCTTTCACGAAATCCGCAGACTAGCCGCTCAAAAGCTACAAGAAATGGGAGAAAACCCACAACAAAGAATGGCACATTCCCGACCTGAAACCACAAAAATTTACACCGATTCAAACAACATTGAGTGGCACGAAATCCCGGCAAAAGAGGTCGAAATTTAG